The Klebsiella africana sequence AACCTGCAGGAAGGCTTCCCGCTGGTGACCACCAAGCGCTGTCATTTACGCTCCATCATCCATGAACTGCTGTGGTTCCTGCAGGGAGACACCAACATCGCCTATCTGCACGACAACAACGTCACCATCTGGGATGAGTGGGCAGATGAAAATGGCGACCTGGGGCCGGTTTACGGTAAACAGTGGCGTTCCTGGCCTGCGCCGGATGGCCGCCATATCGACCAGATCAGCACGGTGATGAACCAGCTGAAAAACGACCCGGATTCCCGCCGGATCATCGTGTCGGCGTGGAACGTCGGTGAACTGGATAAAATGGCGCTGGCGCCGTGCCACGCCTTCTTCCAGTTCTACGTCGCCGACGGCAAGCTCTCCTGCCAGCTGTATCAGCGCTCCTGCGACGTATTCCTCGGCCTGCCGTTCAATATCGCCAGCTACGCGCTGCTGGTGCATATGGTGGCGCAGCAGTGCGATCTGCAGGTCGGTGATTTCGTCTGGACCGGCGGCGATACTCACTTGTACAGCAACCATCTCGAGCAGACTCACCTGCAGCTGAGCCGCGAACCGCGTCCGCTGCCGAAGCTGGTCATCAAGCGCAAACCGGCGTCGATTTTCGACTACCGCTTTGAAGACTTCGAGATTGAAGGTTACGATCCGCACCCAGGCATTAAAGCGCCGGTAGCGATTTAACCCCCCCGTAGAGATAACCAACCGGCGCCCGATGGCGCCGGTTTTTTTATGCCCTTTGCACCACATCCCGATGGGGTATCTCCATTGCCGCAGGGATAAGATCGATTTCACCTGATCCCAGGCCACAGACGGTTGCGGTGGGGGAAGTTGGGTAGATGCTCGCAAAAAAATGTTCTGCTGTTGGTGATACAAACCTTTTTTGCGTATCTGGCCGGAAAAGCCATTTTCCGTCGTCGCGCCAGGGCCAATCGCCGCGGCATACTCGACACCATGAACAGAGAACATGGTTATACCCTGATGGAAACCCTGGTAACGCTGACGTTAATGATGATCCTCAGCGTCGGCGGCCTGTACGGCTGGCAGCGCTGGCAGCAGCAGCAACGACTGTGGCAAACCGCCGCCCAGGTGCGGGATTTTCTGCTCTTTCTGCGCGATGACGCCAACGCGTACAACCGGGACCGTTTGCTTCGCATCGGCCAGGACGAGGCGGGCTGGTGCCTGAGTGCGCAGGGGGAAGGGGCGGACTGCACCGCCGGGTCGGCCTTCACGCTGCGTCCGCGCTGGCCGGGGATCACGCTGGTCGGTGTTACGCCTGGTCTGGGGTTTTATGGTCTGCGCAGCACCGCCTGGGCGGGGAATCTGCGGCTGCAGAGCGCGGCCGGCAGCTGGAGCATCGTGATCTCACACTGGGGGCGGATTCGTTTATGCCCCAGCGACAGCGCAGGGGGATGTCAGTGAACAGTCGCGGATTTTCCCTGGCGGAGGCGCTGATCGCCATGGCGATCGGCTCGCTGCTGCTGATGGGGGCCTGCCGCTTTCTGCCTGCCCTGCAGCGTCATATTCTGCGCCAGGGCGAACAGCTGGCCCTGGAGAACGAGCTGTGGCAGCGCGTGCATGCCCTGGGAAAACATCTGCAGCGCGCCGGGTACTGCCGGGGAGCGTGCGGCGAAGCCGGGCTGGAGCTAGCCGCCGGCGGCGAGTGTCTGATTGTGCGCTGGGATGCGAACAGCAACGGGAGATGGGAAACCTCCCCCGCGGCAGCGGCGGAGAGCACCGGCTTTCGCCTGCGCGACGGCGCGCTGGAGACCTTGCGCGGGGCCAGCGACTGCCGCGGCGGCGGATGGGAGAAAATCACCAACCCGGGCGCCATTGTGGTGACGCGCTTCTCGGTACAACGTCAGGTCACCCCGGGCTTTGCGCCGGAGCTGAGCGTGACGCTGGCGGCGCGCTCTGCCCGGCAGGCGGGGCTGGTGAGTGAGGTGGAGCAGCGAGTGACGGGGTATAACCTGTGATCCGCCAGCGAGGAATGTCGTCGCTGCTGATGGTGCTTCTGTTGCTGACTCTCGGCAGCCTGCTTCTTGAGGGGCTTAACCTGCAGCAGCGGGCGCTGCTGGCGCAAACCGCCAGCGAAACGCAGGCGATCCGCAATACGGCGATGGCCCATTCGGCGCTGCAGTGGGGAAAACAGCAAGTCTGGTCGGCGCAGGTGGCGCTGGCCTGTCGGGAGCAGACGCAGCAGGGCTGGCGCGCCTGTCTGCGTATCTTCGGCGACGGCTCACTGTTGCTCAGCAGCGCCAGCGGCGAGGTGCAGGTCTGGCAGTCCGGCGAGGTGCGCGGTGGGCAGGTGCGTTTTTCCGCCCACGGCTGGAGCGATTTTTGCCCGCTCAGGGAGGTGAGCTTATGTCAAATGCCCTGAAGCGTCAGCGGGGGTTTAGCCTGCCGGAGACCGTGCTGGCGATGGCGCTGATGGTGCTGACGGTCACCGCGCTGGGCGGCTATCAGCGCGGAATGGCGCAAGGAACTGTCCAGTTGAACCAGACCCGTCAACTGTGGCGCGACGCGTGGCGCTATAGCCAGCTCTCCGCGCCACCGTCGCCGGCACGCGGGCAGGTAAGCCGTATGCAGACATCGAGGCAAAGATGTGTCAGCATCACGGTAACGATCAGTATGCCCGTTGCAAAGCGGGTGCAGATGACCCGGCTGCATTGCCCGGTCAGCCAGTAGTCAGGAGCAATTATGTTAAGGGTATACCACTCAAACCGGCTGGATGTTCTCGAGGCGTTGATGGAGTTTATCGTCGAGCGCCAGCGGCTGGATGACCCTTTTCAGGCCGAAATGGTGCTGGTGCAGAGTACCGGCATGGCGCAGTGGCTGCAGATGACCCTGGCCTCGCGCTTCGGGATTGCCGCCAATATCGAGTTCCCGCTGCCGGCAAGCTTTATCTGGGATATGTTCGTGCGTGTTCTGAAAGATATTCCGGGCGAAAGCGCTTTCAGCAAGCAGAGCATGAGCTGGAAGCTGATGACCCTCCTGCCGCAGCACCTGGAGGAAGACGATTTTATCCTGCTTCGCCAGTATCTGAGCGATGACGGCGACAAGCGCAAGCTGTTTCAACTCGCCGCCCGGGTGGCAGACCTCTATGACCAGTACCTCGTCTATCGCCCGGAGTGGCTGATGCGCTGGGAGGCCGGCCAGCGGGTGGAAGGCCTCGGCGATGCCCAGCAGTGGCAGGCGCCGCTGTGGAAAGCGCTGGTGAGCTACACCGCCGAGCTGGGGCAGCCGCAGTGGCACCGCGCCAATCTCTACCAGCGTTTTATCAGTACCCTGGAAAAAGCGGAAGAACCGCCCGCCGGGCTGCCGTCGCGCGTCTTCATCTGCGGGATTTCCGCGCTGCCGCCGGTCTATCTGCAGGCGCTGCAGGCGTTGGGTAAGCATGTCGATGTCTATGTCTTGTTTACCAACCCCTGCCGCTACTACTGGGGAGATATTAAGGATCCGGCGTTTCTGGCGAAGCTGCTATCGCGTCAGCGGCGTCATCACCGCGAGGCGCGCGCGCTACCCCTGTTTCGCGACACCGAGCAGGCGCCGGGGTTGTTTAATGACGCCGGGGAACAGGATGTCGGCAACCCGTTGCTCGCCTCCTGGGGCAAACTGGGGCGCGACTATATCTACCTGCTGGCAGGGCTGGAGCGCTATGAGGAGCTGGACGCTTTTGTCGACATCGCCCCCGATAACCTGTTGCATAACCTGCAGTCGGATATCCTCGAACTGCGCAACGCGGCGGTGGCCGGGCAGAGCGCAGAGGCGTTCGCCCACAGTCGCGACAAACGTCCGCTGGCGCTGGATGACCGCAGTCTGAGCATACACGTCTGCCACAGTCCGCAGCGCGAAGTGGAGGTTCTGCACGATAGGCTACTGGCGATGCTGGAGGCAGATCCGACGCTCACACCGCGGGATATCATCGTCATGGTGGCGGATATCGACAGCTACAGCCCCTATATACAGGCGGTGTTTGGCGCTGCCAGCGGCGATCGCTGGCTGCCGTGGGCAATCTCCGACCGGCGCGCCCGCGAGTCACACCCGGTGCTGCAGGCGTTTATTACGCTGCTCTCGCTGCCGGACAGCCGCTTCGCCAGCGAAGATGTGCTGGCGCTGCTGGACGTCCCGGTGCTGGCGGCGCGCTTTAATATCACGGAAGAAGGGCTGCGCTACCTGCGCCAGTGGGTGAACGAGTCCGGCGTCCGCTGGGGAATGGATGACGACAACGTCCGCGAGCTGGATCTGCCGGCGACCGGGCAGCATACCTGGCGGTTCGGCCTCACCCGCATGCTGTTGGGCTACGCGATGGACAGCCGCGAGGGAGAATGGCAGTCGGTGCTGCCGTATGACGAATCCAGCGGTTTGATCGCCGAACTGGTGGGCAACCTCGCGTCGCTGCTGATGCAGCTTAATCTGTGGCGACGCGGCCTGGCCCAGCAGCGGCCGCTGGCGGAGTGGCTGCCGGTCTGTCGCGATCTGCTCAATGACTTTTTCCTGCCGGACAGTGAGACCGAAGCGGCGCTGGCGCTGATTGAGCAGCAGTGGCTGGCGGTTATTGATAGCGGTCTGGAGGCGCAGTATGGCGAGCAGGTGCCGCTGACGCTGCTGCGCGATGAGCTGGCCCAGCGCCTCGATCAGCAGCGGATCAGCCAGCGCTTTCTTGCCGGCCCGGTCAACATCTGCACCCTGATGCCGATGCGTTCGATTCCCTTTAAGGTGGTATGCCTGCTGGGGATGAATGACGGGGTTTATCCGCGCACGCTGCCGCCGCTGGGCTTTGATTTAATGAGTCAGAAGCCGCAGCGCGGCGACCGCAGCCGGCGCGATGATGACCGCTATCTGTTCCTCGAGGCGCTGATGTCCGCCGAACAGACGCTGTATATTAGCTATATCGGACGTTCGATCCAGGACAACAGCGAGCGCTTTCCTTCGGTGCTGGTGCAGGAGCTGGTGGATTACATTGGCCAGAGTCACTGTCTCGCTGGCGACGAGGAGCTTGATTGCGACGCCAGCGAGGCGCGGGTTAAAGCCCATATCACCCACCTGCATACACGCATGCCGTTCGACGTCGCTAATTTCCAGGAAGACGAGAACAAAAGCTACGCCCGCGAATGGCTGGCCGCCGCCGGCCAGCAAGGGGAAGCGCATAGCGACTTCATTCAGCCGCTCACCGCGCCGCCGATTGACAGCCTGCCGTTCGATCAGCTCTTACGCTTCTGGCAGCACCCGGTACGCGCGTTCTTTCAGCAGCGTTTGCGGGTCAATTTCCGCGCCGAAGAGGACGATATTCCAGACGACGAGCCCTTCACTCTTGAAGGGCTGAGCCGTTATCAACTGAATCAGCAACTGCTTAATACGCTTATCGAGGAGCAGGACGTCTCAGCCATGTTCCGCCGCTTTCGCGCCGCCGGCGAGCTGCCGTATGGCGCCTTTGGCGAGCTGGTCTGGGAGACGCAGCGCCTGGAGATGCAGGCCCTGGCCGAGCGGGTGATGGCCGAGCGCCAGCAGGCGCAGAGCATGGAGATCGATCTCCAGTGCGGCGGCGTGAACCTGACCGGCTGGCTGCAGCAGGTGCAGCCGGACGGTCTGCTGCGCTGGCGGCCTTCGCTGCTGAGCGTCTCCCAGGGGATGCAACTTTGGCTGGAACACCTTGTCTACTGTGCCAGCGGCGGCACCGGCGAGAGCCGGCTGTTTGTGCGGAAAGAGGGAGAGTGGCGCTTCCCGGCGCTGGCGCCCGCCGAGGCGCAGGCGTACCTTAATGCGCTGGTGGATGGCTATTTGCTGGGGATGTCGCAGCCGCTGCTGCTGCTGCCGGAAAGCGGTGGCGCCTGGCTGAAAGCCTGTTACGACACCGAAAAGGATGTCATCTTAATGGACGAAGAGACGCAGCAGAAAGCGCGGAGCAAATTCCTGCAGACCTACGAAGGTAACATGGTGGTCAGCGGGGAGGGCGCCGATATCTGGTATCAACGCCTGTGGCGTTCGCTGGAGCCGAAGCATTACGAAGAAATCATTGCCCAGACGCAGCGTTATCTGTTACCGCTATATCGTTACCATCGGTCCACACAAATTTAAATAGTATAAAAATTGCGCAGTGAATGGCGGTTCATTTAATATGCGCAACGTATCACGGACTGATGGACATAAAAGGCTGCACGCTGTGCAGCGCAAGTTTGTTAATGATGAGGTTCGTGAATGCCCCGCAGTTTATGGTTCAAGGTTTTTGTTGTGCTGGCCGCCCTCTGGGCGCCGTTTAGTCAGGCCGACACCGGATGGCAGCCGATTCAGGAGACGATCCGCAAAAGCGAAAAAGATACGCGTCAGTATCAGGCGATCCGCCTTGATAACGACATGGTCGTGCTGCTGGTTTCCGATCCGCAGGCGGTGAAATCGCTGTCGGCGCTGGTGGTGCCGGTGGGATCCCTGCAGGATCCGGCCGATCATCAGGGGCTGGCGCATTTTCTGGAACATATGACGCTGATGGGGTCGCAAAAATATCCCCAGCCTGACAGCCTTGCAGAGTTTCTTAAACTGCACGGCGGCAGCCATAACGCCAGCACCGCGCCTTACCGCACCGCGTTTTATCTCGAAGTGGAAAATGATGCGCTGGACGGGGCCGTAGATCGCCTGGCCGACGCTATCGCCGCGCCGCTGCTGGATAAAAAATATGCCGACCGCGAACGTAACGCGGTCAACGCCGAGCTGACGATGGCCCGGACGCGAGACGGGATGCGCATGGCCCAGGTCAGCGCGGAGACCATCAACCCGGCTCACCCGGCGGCCCACTTCTCCGGTGGCAACCTCGAGACGCTCAGCGATAAGCCCGGCAGCCCGGTACTTGATGCGCTGCATACCTTCCGCGATAGCTGGTACTCCGCCAACCTGATGAAAGCGGTGATCTACAGCAACAAGCCGTTGCCGGCGCTGGCGCGGATGGCTGCTGACACCTTTGGCCGCGTGCCGAATCGTCAGATCAGCAGGCCGGAAATTACCGTCCCGGTGGTCACGGATGCGCAAAAAGGCATCATTATTCACTATGTGCCGGCGATGCCGCGTAAAGTGCTGCGCGTCGAGTTTCGCATCGACAACAACAGCGATCGCTTCCGCAGTAAAACTGATGAGCTGGTCACCTATCTTATTGGCAACCGCAGCCCGGGTACGCTCTCTGACTGGCTGCAAAAGCAGGGGCTGGCGGAAGGGATCCGCGCCGATTCCGATCCGGTGGTAAACGGCAACAGCGGCGTACTGGCGATCTCTGCCACCCTCACCGATAAAGGCCTGGCGCACCGCGACGAAGTGACGGCGGCCATTTTCAGCTACCTCAACCTCCTGCGTACTCAGGGTATCGATAAACGGTACTTCGACGAACTGGCGCATGTGCTGGCGCTGGATTTCCGCTATCCGTCGATCAACCGCGACATGGACTACGTGGAATGGCTGGCGGATACCATGATCCGAGTGCCGGTCGAGCATGCGCTGGACGTAGTGAATATTGCCGACCAGTACGACCCGCAGGCGATCAAAGACCGGCTGGCGATGATGACCCCGCAGAACGCCCGTATCTGGTATATCAGTCCCCAGGAGCCGCATAACAAGACGGCCTATTTTGTCGATGCGCCGTATCAGGTGGATAAGATTAGCGAGCAGACCTTCGCTGACTGGCAGCAAAAATCACAGGCCATCAAGCTGCAGCTGCCGGTGCTCAACCCCTATATTCCGGATGATTTCACCCTCATCAAAAGTGATAAAGCCTGGCCGCATCCGCAGCTGATCCTTGATGAACCGACGCTGCGGGTGGTGTATGCCCCGAGCCAGTATTTTGCCAGCGAGCCGAAGGCGGACATCTCCCTGGTGCTGCGTAACCCCCAGGCGATGGACAGCGCTCGCCGGCAGGTGATGTTTGCCCTCAACGATTATCTCGCCGGCATCGCCCTCGACCAGCTCAGTAACCAGGCGGCGGTCGGCGGCATTTCGTTCTCCACCGGCGCTAATAACGGATTAATGGTTAATGCCAACGGCTATACCCAGCACCTTCCGGCGCTGTTCAGCGATTTGTTGCAGGGATACTTCAGCTATACGCCGACCGAGGAGCAGCTGGAGCAGGCCAAATCCTGGTATGCGCAGATGATGGACTCCGCCGAGAAAGGCAAAGCCTACGATCAGGCGATAATGCCGATCCAGATGGTCTCCCAGGTGCCGTACTTCCAGCGCGAAGTGCGCCGGGCGCTGCTGCCCTCCATCACCCTTAAAGAGGTGCTCGACTACCGCGCCAACCTGAAAACCAAGGGGCGTCCTGAACTGATGGTGATCGGCAATATGACCGCCGATGCCGCCACGACGCTGGCCCGCCAGATCCAGCAGCAGCTGGGCGCTGACGGCAACGAATGGTGCCGTAATAAAGACGTGGTGGTGAACCGGCAGCAGCTGGCGATCTTCAACAAAGCGGGCAACAGCACCGACTCTGCGCTGGCCGCGGTGTTCGCGCCGCCCAACGTGGATGAGTTCAGCAGCACCGCCGCCAGCACCCTGCTGGGGCAGATTATTCAGCCGTGGTTCTACAACCAGCTGCGTACTGAAGAGCAGCTCGGCTACGCGGTCTTTGCCTTCCCGATGAACGTGGGGCGCCAGTGGGGCATGGGCTTCCTGCTGCAGAGTAGCGATAAGCAGCCAGCCTTCCTCTGGCAGCGGTTCCAGGCCTTCTTCCCCACCGCGGAGGCGAAGCTGCGGGCGATGAAGCCGGAAGAGTTTGCCCAGCTCCAGCAGGCGGTGATAAGCCAGATGCTGCAGGCACCGCAGACGCTGGGCGATGAAGCCTCGAAACTGAGCAAAGATTTCGATCGCGGTAATATGCGTTTTGATTCACGTGATAAAGTAGTGGCTCAGATTAAACTGCTGACGCCGCAAAAACTTGCCGACTTCTTCCATCAGACGGTGGTGGATCCGCAGGGCATGACGATATTGTCCCAGATTTCCGGTAGCCAGAATGGCAAAGCGGACTATGCCCAGCCGAAAGGCGGCAAAGTGTGGGAAAACGTCAGCGCATTGCAGCAATCCTTACCCCTGATGCGAGAGAATGAATGACCGATACCGCTGAGTCTTTGGATCCCCTGCGCTTGCCCCTGATCGGCGAGCGCCTGATAGAAGCCTCTGCGGGCACCGGAAAAACCTTTACCATCGCCGCGCTATATCTGCGGCTGCTGTTGGGGCTGGGCGGTGAGGCCGCCTATCCCCGCGCCATCAGCGTTGAAGAGCTACTGGTGGTGACCTTTACCGAGGCGGCGACCGAAGAGCTGCGCGGGCGTATCCGCAGCAACATCCACGAACTGCGCATCGCCTGCCTGCGCGGCGAATCCGACAATCCGCTCTACAGCGCGTTGTTGGCGGAGATCGCTGATAAAGACGACGCTGCGAAGACGCTGCTGCTGGCTGAACGGCAGATGGACGAGGCGGCGGTATTCACCATCCACGGCTTTTGCCAACGGATGCTGAGCCTTAACGCCTTCGAGTCGGGCATGCTGTTCGAGCAGCAGCTGATCGAGGATGAATCCCGCCTGCGCTATCAGGCATGCGCCGATTTCTGGCGCCGCCACTGCTATCCCCTGACCCGTGATATCGCGGCGGTGATCCACGACGTCTGGAAAGGGCCGCGCGATCTGCTGAAGTCCCTTGACCGCTGGCTGCAGGGCGAAGCGCCGCAGCTTAAGTCGCCGCCAGCCCCCAACGAGACGCTGGCCGAACGCCATCAGCAGATCATCGCCCGCATTGACTCGCTCAAGCAGCAGTGGCGCGAGCAGGTGGGCGAGATCGAAAGCGTGCTGGAAAATTCCGGCCTTGACCGGCGGAAGTTTAATCGCGGCAACCAGGGCAAGTGGATGGAGAGAGTGAACGCCTGGGCGCAGGAAGAGACGTTGAGCTACCAGTTGCCCGACGCGCTGGAGAAATTTGCCCAGTCGTTTCTGCTCGAGCGCACCAAAGCCGGTGGCGAACCGCCAGTGCATCCCCTGTTTAGCGCCGTAGAGTCGCTGCTGGCCTCCTCGCTGACGCTCACCGATCTGGTACTGGCGAGAGCGATGGTCGAGATCCGCGATGCAGTCGCGCGCGAAAAGCGCCGCCGCGGCGAGCTGGGGTTTGACGATATGCTCAGCCGGCTTGACGAGGCGCTGCGCGGCGACAGCGGCGAGGCGCTGGCCAGCGCCATTCGCCAGCGTTTTCCGGTGGCGATGATCGATGAATTTCAGGACACCGACCCCCAGCAGTACCGGATTTTTCGCCGCATCTGGCGCCAGCAGCCGGAGACGGCGCTGCTGCTGATCGGCGATCCGAAGCAGGCCATCTACGCCTTTCGCGGCGCCGATATCTTTACCTATATGAAAGCGCGCGGCGACGTTGCCGCGCACTACACCCTTGATACCAACTGGCGCTCATCGCCGGGCATGGTGGGCAGCGTCAATCGGCTGTTCAGCCTCAGCGATAACCCCTTCATGTTCCGCGAGATCCCGTTTCTGCCGGTGAAGGCGGCGGCAAAGAATCAGGGCCTGCGCTTTACCGTGGATGCGGCGGACGTACCGGCGATGAACGTCTGGCTGATGCCCGGCGACACCGTCGGGTCTGGCGATTATCAGACCTTTATGGCGCAGCTCTGCGCCACGCAGATCCGCGACTGGCTGAGCGCCGGTCAGCAGGGGCGCGCGCTGCTGTGGCGCGGGGAAACCTCGCGCCCGGTGCAGGCTTCAGATATTACCGTGCTGGTGCGCAACCGGCTGGAGGCGGCGCAGGTGCGTGAAGCGCTGCAGACGCTGGGCATCCCCTCGGTCTACCTCTCCAACCGCGACAGCGTTTTTGAGACGCTGGAGGCCCAGGAGCTGCTCTGGCTGCTGCAGGCGGTGCTGGCCCCGGAGCGGGAAAATACCCTGCGCAGCGCGCTGGCGACCTCCATGTTTGGCCTGACCGCGCTGGATATTGAAAATCTGAACCAGGACGAGCAGGCGTGGGACGCGCTGGTAGAGGAGTTCAGCGAATACCGCCAGATCTGGCGGCAGCTCGGGGTGATGCCGATGCTGCGGGCGTTGATGACGGCCCGGCATATCGCCGAGAATCTGCTGGCGACGCGCGGCGGCGAGCGGCGCTTAACCGACATTCTGCATATTAGCGAATTGCTGCAGGAGGCGGCCAGCCAGCTGGAAAGCGAGCATGCCCTGGTGCGCTGGCTGGCGCAGCATATCGCCGAGCCGGACAGCAACGCCGCAAGCCAGCAGATGCGTCTCGAAAGCGATAAGCACCTGGTGCAAATTGTCACCATTCACAAGTCAAAAGGGCTGGAATACCCCCTGGTCTGGCTGCCGTTTATCGCCCGGTTTCGTAAACAGGACCAGGCGTTTTACCACGATCGCGAGACGTTCGCGGCGGTGCTGGATTTGGGCCAGGATGAGGCCAGCCTCGAGCTGGCGGAGGCGGAACGACTGGCGGAAGATCTGCGCCTGCTGTACGTCGCCCTGACCCGCGCGGTCTGGCACTGCAGCCTCGGCGTGGCGCCGCTCAGTAGCCGGAAATCCGGCAACAGCGATTTCCACCTCAGCGCGCTGGGGCGGCTGTTACAGGCGGGCGAAGCCATGGACGCCGCCGGGCTGACCGCGCAGCTGGCAGACTTCTGTCATGGCGATATTGCATTACAGAGACCGGGCGAGCTGGATCTCACCCCGTGGCAGGCGCCCGCGGCGACCATCCCCCCGCTGTCGGCGCGTGAGCTACAGCGCCGTATCGCCGACGACTGGCGGGTGACCAGCTACTCCGGGCTGCAGCAGCATGGTTTCAGCGGCGGGCAGGATCTGCTGCCGCGTCTGGATGTCGATGCCGCCGGCGTCGGTGAAGTGGTGGAAGAGCCGCAGTTGACTCCGCACCAGTTCCCGCGCGGCGCCGCGCCGGGGACCTTCCTGCACAGCTTGTTTGAGGAGCTGGACTTCACCCAGCCGGTGCCGGACGGATGGATGGCGGAGAAGCTGCAGCTGAGCGGGTTTGACGCGCAGTGGGCGCCGGTGCTGACCGACTGGCTGGGCGGCGTGCTGAAGACCCGCCTGCCGGGGCCGGATATCGCGCTCAATCAGCTTGCGGCGCGGGATAAACAGGTGGAGATGGCGTTTTACCTGCCCATCGCCCAGCTGCTGACGGCGGAGCGCCTTGACGCGCTTATCCGCCAGTACGATCCCCTTTCCGCCGACACGCCGCCGCTGGATTTCCGCCAGGTGCGCGGCATGCTGAAGGGCTTTATCGATCTGGTCTTCCGCCACGAAGGCCGCTATTACCTGCTGGATTACAAATCCAACTGGCTGGGGGAAGATCGCGAGGCCTATACCCGGCCGGCGATGGAGCAGGCGATGCGTGCCCACCGCTACGATCTACAGTATCAGCTGTATAGCCTGGCGCTGCACCGCTATCTGCGCCACCGGCTGGCCGATTATGACTATGACCGCCACTTCGGCGGCGTGATTTATCTTTTCCTGCGCGGCATGGACGGGCAGGAGGGGGGGCAGGGGATCTTCACCACCCGGCCGGTGAGACCGCTGATTGACGGTCTGGATCAGCTTTTTGCCGGAGAAACTCAGGAGGAGGCCTCATGACTTTCGAACAACTACTGCTGGCGGCGGTGGAGCAGCATCTGCTGCGGCCATTGGACGTCCAGTTTGCCCTGATGGTGGCGCAAAACGACCCGCCAGCGGTTAAGCTGGCGGCGGCCTTGCTGAGCCGCGATGCCGGCGAGGGGCACGTCTGCCTGCCGCTCTCGCGGTTGAGCGGTGACGAGGCGCTGAGCGGTAAAGCGGGGGAGATCCGCGATCGGTTGCTGGCCGAAGCTGGCGCGCCGGAGGACTGGCCCGGGCTACTGCTCGCTTCGTCGGCGGTGAGCTGCGGCGATGCTCCGGCGCCGATGATTTTGTGCGGCGACCGGCTCTATCTGAACCGGATGTGGCGCAACGAGCTGACCGTCGCCCGCTTCTTCAATGAAGCCAACCGGGTGCTGGAGATGGATGAAGCCCGGCTGGCGTCAACCCTGAATGCCCTGTTCCCTGCCACCGGCGAAACCGACTGGCAAAAAGTGGCCGCGGCGGTGGCGCTGACCCGCCGTATCTCGGTGATCTCCGGCGGTCCCGGGACCGGGAAGACCACCACCGTGGCTAAGCTTCTGGCGGCACTGATTCAGATCGAAGACAGCCCGCGCTGTCGTATTCGCCTGGCGGCACCGACGGGGAAAGCGGCGGCGCGCCTGACCGAATCGCTGGGCGCGGCATTAAGAAAGCTGCCGCTAACCGACGCGCAGAAAGCGTTAATACCCACCGAGGCCAGCACGCTGCATCGTCTGCTGGGCGCCCAGCCCGGCAGCCAGCGGATG is a genomic window containing:
- a CDS encoding prepilin-type N-terminal cleavage/methylation domain-containing protein, with product MSNALKRQRGFSLPETVLAMALMVLTVTALGGYQRGMAQGTVQLNQTRQLWRDAWRYSQLSAPPSPARGQVSRMQTSRQRCVSITVTISMPVAKRVQMTRLHCPVSQ
- a CDS encoding DUF2509 family protein, whose protein sequence is MIRQRGMSSLLMVLLLLTLGSLLLEGLNLQQRALLAQTASETQAIRNTAMAHSALQWGKQQVWSAQVALACREQTQQGWRACLRIFGDGSLLLSSASGEVQVWQSGEVRGGQVRFSAHGWSDFCPLREVSLCQMP
- a CDS encoding prepilin peptidase-dependent protein → MQTFFAYLAGKAIFRRRARANRRGILDTMNREHGYTLMETLVTLTLMMILSVGGLYGWQRWQQQQRLWQTAAQVRDFLLFLRDDANAYNRDRLLRIGQDEAGWCLSAQGEGADCTAGSAFTLRPRWPGITLVGVTPGLGFYGLRSTAWAGNLRLQSAAGSWSIVISHWGRIRLCPSDSAGGCQ
- the recC gene encoding exodeoxyribonuclease V subunit gamma, with amino-acid sequence MLRVYHSNRLDVLEALMEFIVERQRLDDPFQAEMVLVQSTGMAQWLQMTLASRFGIAANIEFPLPASFIWDMFVRVLKDIPGESAFSKQSMSWKLMTLLPQHLEEDDFILLRQYLSDDGDKRKLFQLAARVADLYDQYLVYRPEWLMRWEAGQRVEGLGDAQQWQAPLWKALVSYTAELGQPQWHRANLYQRFISTLEKAEEPPAGLPSRVFICGISALPPVYLQALQALGKHVDVYVLFTNPCRYYWGDIKDPAFLAKLLSRQRRHHREARALPLFRDTEQAPGLFNDAGEQDVGNPLLASWGKLGRDYIYLLAGLERYEELDAFVDIAPDNLLHNLQSDILELRNAAVAGQSAEAFAHSRDKRPLALDDRSLSIHVCHSPQREVEVLHDRLLAMLEADPTLTPRDIIVMVADIDSYSPYIQAVFGAASGDRWLPWAISDRRARESHPVLQAFITLLSLPDSRFASEDVLALLDVPVLAARFNITEEGLRYLRQWVNESGVRWGMDDDNVRELDLPATGQHTWRFGLTRMLLGYAMDSREGEWQSVLPYDESSGLIAELVGNLASLLMQLNLWRRGLAQQRPLAEWLPVCRDLLNDFFLPDSETEAALALIEQQWLAVIDSGLEAQYGEQVPLTLLRDELAQRLDQQRISQRFLAGPVNICTLMPMRSIPFKVVCLLGMNDGVYPRTLPPLGFDLMSQKPQRGDRSRRDDDRYLFLEALMSAEQTLYISYIGRSIQDNSERFPSVLVQELVDYIGQSHCLAGDEELDCDASEARVKAHITHLHTRMPFDVANFQEDENKSYAREWLAAAGQQGEAHSDFIQPLTAPPIDSLPFDQLLRFWQHPVRAFFQQRLRVNFRAEEDDIPDDEPFTLEGLSRYQLNQQLLNTLIEEQDVSAMFRRFRAAGELPYGAFGELVWETQRLEMQALAERVMAERQQAQSMEIDLQCGGVNLTGWLQQVQPDGLLRWRPSLLSVSQGMQLWLEHLVYCASGGTGESRLFVRKEGEWRFPALAPAEAQAYLNALVDGYLLGMSQPLLLLPESGGAWLKACYDTEKDVILMDEETQQKARSKFLQTYEGNMVVSGEGADIWYQRLWRSLEPKHYEEIIAQTQRYLLPLYRYHRSTQI
- the thyA gene encoding thymidylate synthase — its product is MKQYLDLMQKVLTEGTPKNDRTGTGTISIFGHQMRFNLQEGFPLVTTKRCHLRSIIHELLWFLQGDTNIAYLHDNNVTIWDEWADENGDLGPVYGKQWRSWPAPDGRHIDQISTVMNQLKNDPDSRRIIVSAWNVGELDKMALAPCHAFFQFYVADGKLSCQLYQRSCDVFLGLPFNIASYALLVHMVAQQCDLQVGDFVWTGGDTHLYSNHLEQTHLQLSREPRPLPKLVIKRKPASIFDYRFEDFEIEGYDPHPGIKAPVAI
- a CDS encoding prepilin peptidase-dependent protein; this translates as MNSRGFSLAEALIAMAIGSLLLMGACRFLPALQRHILRQGEQLALENELWQRVHALGKHLQRAGYCRGACGEAGLELAAGGECLIVRWDANSNGRWETSPAAAAESTGFRLRDGALETLRGASDCRGGGWEKITNPGAIVVTRFSVQRQVTPGFAPELSVTLAARSARQAGLVSEVEQRVTGYNL